One Solanum pennellii chromosome 9, SPENNV200 DNA segment encodes these proteins:
- the LOC107029618 gene encoding uncharacterized protein LOC107029618 isoform X1: MVTNNITDNINIQIPNSTLSQFKIEFQIPNSRSSFTSLLKRNLDHGFFINKWGPLVHCRGSFSGPEKSSSLSCYFGKKRFGLFLPAGQGQADALKRGKAQVLSSIHICFEGGNQPTQELFFIVGR, from the exons ATGGTCACAAACAATATAACAGACAACATCAATATTCAAATTCCCAATTCCACCCTTTCccaattcaaaattgaatttcaaattcCCAATTCAAGATCGTCCTTCACTTCATTGTTAAAGAGGAATTTGGaccatggattcttcatcaacaAATGGGGGCCGTTGGTTCATTGCCGGGGCTCATTTTCTGGTCCTGAGAAGTCTTCTTCTTTAAGTTGCTATTTCGGTAAAAAGAG ATTTGGTCTATTTTTACCGGCAG GTCAAGGACAAGCCGATGCATTAAAAAGGGGGAAAGCTCAAGTACTTTCGAGCATTCATAtttgtttcgag GGAGGGAATCAACCCACTCAAGAATTATTTTTCA
- the LOC107029618 gene encoding uncharacterized protein LOC107029618 isoform X3, whose amino-acid sequence MVTNNITDNINIQIPNSTLSQFKIEFQIPNSRSSFTSLLKRNLDHGFFINKWGPLVHCRGSFSGPEKSSSLSCYFGKKRSRTSRCIKKGESSSTFEHSYLFRVVGR is encoded by the exons ATGGTCACAAACAATATAACAGACAACATCAATATTCAAATTCCCAATTCCACCCTTTCccaattcaaaattgaatttcaaattcCCAATTCAAGATCGTCCTTCACTTCATTGTTAAAGAGGAATTTGGaccatggattcttcatcaacaAATGGGGGCCGTTGGTTCATTGCCGGGGCTCATTTTCTGGTCCTGAGAAGTCTTCTTCTTTAAGTTGCTATTTCGGTAAAAAGAG GTCAAGGACAAGCCGATGCATTAAAAAGGGGGAAAGCTCAAGTACTTTCGAGCATTCATAtttgtttcgag
- the LOC107029618 gene encoding uncharacterized protein LOC107029618 isoform X2, translating into MVTNNITDNINIQIPNSTLSQFKIEFQIPNSRSSFTSLLKRNLDHGFFINKWGPLVHCRGSFSGPEKSSSLSCYFGKKRSRTSRCIKKGESSSTFEHSYLFRGRESTHSRIIFHCW; encoded by the exons ATGGTCACAAACAATATAACAGACAACATCAATATTCAAATTCCCAATTCCACCCTTTCccaattcaaaattgaatttcaaattcCCAATTCAAGATCGTCCTTCACTTCATTGTTAAAGAGGAATTTGGaccatggattcttcatcaacaAATGGGGGCCGTTGGTTCATTGCCGGGGCTCATTTTCTGGTCCTGAGAAGTCTTCTTCTTTAAGTTGCTATTTCGGTAAAAAGAG GTCAAGGACAAGCCGATGCATTAAAAAGGGGGAAAGCTCAAGTACTTTCGAGCATTCATAtttgtttcgag GGAGGGAATCAACCCACTCAAGAATTATTTTTCA